A part of Escherichia marmotae genomic DNA contains:
- the tsr gene encoding methyl-accepting chemotaxis protein, whose translation MLKRIRIVTSVLLVLAIFGLLQLTSGGLFFNTLKKDKEYFSVLQTIRQQQSTLNSSWVELLQTRNTLNRAGIRYMMDQNNIGSGSTVAELMQSATLSLKQAEKNWADYEALPRNSRQSTAAATEIKRNYDIYHNALAELIQLLSAGKINAFFDQPTQGYQDGFEKQYMAYMQQNDRLYDIAVTDNNASYNQAMWVLACVLIVVLAVIFAVWFGIKTSLVAPMNRLIDSIRHIAGGDLVKSIEVDGSNEVGQLAESLRHMQSELVRTVGDVRNGANAIYSGASEIATGNNDLSSRTEQQAASLEETAASMEQLTATVKQNAENARQASHLALSASETAQRGGNVVDSVVQTMRDISTSSQKIADIISVIDGIAFQTNILALNAAVEAARAGEQGRGFAVVAGEVRNLAQRSAQAAREIKTLIEDSVGKVDVGSTLVESAGETMAEIVSAVTRVTDIMGEIASASDEQSRGIDQVGLAVVEMDRVTQQNAALVEESAAAAAALEEQASRLTEAVAVFRIQQEQQRQRDALAVNSVAPVAPRKIAVADSGDNWETF comes from the coding sequence ATGCTAAAACGTATCAGGATCGTGACCAGTGTACTACTGGTTTTGGCCATTTTCGGCCTTTTACAACTAACATCAGGCGGTCTGTTCTTTAATACCTTAAAGAAGGACAAAGAATACTTCTCCGTTTTACAAACCATTCGCCAGCAGCAATCTACGCTGAATAGCAGTTGGGTTGAGTTGTTGCAGACGCGTAACACCCTCAACCGCGCGGGTATCCGCTACATGATGGATCAGAACAATATTGGCAGTGGTTCAACTGTTGCCGAGCTGATGCAGAGTGCCACTCTTTCACTGAAACAAGCGGAAAAAAACTGGGCAGATTACGAGGCACTACCGCGTAACTCGCGTCAGAGCACAGCGGCTGCTACTGAGATCAAACGCAATTACGATATCTATCACAATGCACTGGCGGAGCTGATCCAGTTGTTAAGTGCGGGCAAAATCAATGCGTTTTTTGACCAACCTACCCAGGGATATCAGGACGGGTTCGAAAAGCAGTATATGGCGTATATGCAGCAAAACGATCGTCTCTATGACATCGCCGTCACCGATAATAATGCTTCCTATAACCAGGCAATGTGGGTGCTGGCGTGCGTGCTGATCGTCGTACTGGCGGTGATTTTCGCCGTTTGGTTTGGTATTAAAACGTCGCTGGTGGCACCGATGAATCGCCTGATCGACAGCATTCGCCATATTGCTGGCGGTGATCTGGTGAAATCGATTGAGGTGGACGGTTCCAATGAAGTGGGTCAACTGGCAGAGAGTTTGCGTCATATGCAAAGTGAGCTGGTACGTACCGTAGGCGATGTGCGTAACGGCGCGAATGCCATCTATAGCGGGGCCAGCGAAATCGCCACCGGCAACAATGACCTCTCTTCGCGCACCGAGCAACAGGCTGCTTCGCTGGAAGAGACGGCAGCCAGCATGGAGCAACTGACCGCGACAGTGAAACAAAATGCCGAGAACGCGCGGCAGGCCAGCCATCTGGCATTAAGTGCTTCTGAAACAGCACAACGCGGCGGAAATGTGGTGGATAGCGTGGTACAGACCATGCGTGATATTTCTACCAGTTCGCAGAAAATTGCCGACATTATCAGTGTTATCGACGGCATTGCTTTCCAGACTAATATTCTGGCCTTGAATGCGGCGGTCGAAGCGGCACGCGCGGGTGAACAAGGTCGCGGTTTTGCGGTAGTTGCGGGAGAAGTGCGTAATCTGGCTCAGCGTAGCGCTCAGGCGGCGCGTGAAATTAAGACTCTGATTGAAGACTCGGTTGGCAAAGTGGATGTTGGCTCTACGCTGGTCGAAAGTGCCGGGGAAACGATGGCGGAGATTGTCAGCGCCGTGACCCGCGTGACCGATATTATGGGTGAAATTGCCTCTGCTTCTGATGAGCAGAGTCGTGGTATCGATCAGGTTGGTTTAGCGGTTGTCGAGATGGATCGGGTAACGCAACAGAACGCTGCGCTGGTGGAAGAGTCTGCCGCCGCTGCCGCCGCGCTGGAAGAGCAGGCCAGCCGCCTGACTGAAGCTGTGGCTGTATTTCGTATTCAGCAAGAGCAACAGCGTCAGCGCGACGCGTTGGCAGTAAACAGTGTGGCACCGGTTGCGCCGCGCAAAATTGCCGTTGCCGATAGCGGGGATAACTGGGAGACGTTTTAA
- the btsT gene encoding pyruvate/proton symporter BtsT: MDTKKIFKHIPWVILGIIGAFCLAVVALRRGEHVSALWIVVASVSVYLVAYRYYSLYIAQKVMKLDPTRATPAVINNDGLNYVPTNRYVLFGHHFAAIAGAGPLVGPVLAAQMGYLPGTLWLLAGVVLAGAVQDFMVLFISSRRNGASLGEMIKEEMGPVPGTIALFGCFLIMIIILAVLALIVVKALAESPWGVFTVCSTVPIALFMGIYMRFIRPGRVGEVSVIGIVLLVASIYFGGVIAHDPYWGPALTFKDTTITFALIGYAFVSALLPVWLILAPRDYLATFLKIGVIVGLALGIVVLNPELKMPAMTQYIDGTGPLWKGALFPFLFITIACGAVSGFHALISSGTTPKLLANETDARFIGYGAMLMESFVAIMALVAASIIEPGLYFAMNTPPAGLGITMPNLHEMGGENAPVIMAQLKDVTAHAAATVSSWGFVISPEQILQTAKDIGEPSVLNRAGGAPTLAVGIAHVFHKVLPMADMGFWYHFGILFEALFILTALDAGTRSGRFMLQDLLGNFIPFLKKTDSLVAGIIGTAGCVGLWGYLLYQGVVDPLGGVKSLWPLFGISNQMLAAVALVLSTVVLIKMKRTKYIWVTVIPAVWLLICTTWALGLKLFSNNPQMEGFFYMASQYKEKIANGTDLTAQQIANMNHIVVNNYTNAGLSILFLIVVYSIIFYGFKTWLKVRNSDKRTDKETPYVPIPEGGVKISSHH, from the coding sequence ATGGATACTAAAAAGATATTCAAGCACATACCCTGGGTGATTCTCGGAATCATCGGTGCATTCTGCCTCGCGGTAGTTGCATTACGTCGGGGGGAGCACGTCAGTGCCCTGTGGATCGTGGTCGCCTCTGTGTCGGTGTATCTGGTGGCGTATCGCTACTACAGTCTGTACATCGCCCAGAAGGTGATGAAACTCGACCCCACGCGCGCGACGCCTGCGGTTATTAACAACGACGGTCTGAACTACGTTCCGACCAACCGTTACGTGTTGTTTGGTCACCACTTCGCCGCTATCGCCGGTGCTGGTCCGCTGGTGGGGCCGGTTCTCGCCGCGCAAATGGGCTACCTGCCGGGCACGCTGTGGCTGCTGGCAGGCGTGGTGCTGGCCGGTGCGGTTCAGGACTTTATGGTGCTGTTTATCTCTTCTCGCCGTAACGGCGCATCTCTCGGTGAGATGATCAAAGAAGAGATGGGGCCAGTACCTGGGACTATCGCGCTGTTTGGCTGTTTCTTAATCATGATCATCATCCTGGCGGTACTGGCGCTGATCGTGGTTAAAGCCCTGGCCGAAAGTCCGTGGGGTGTCTTCACCGTTTGCTCAACCGTACCGATTGCGCTGTTTATGGGTATCTACATGCGCTTTATTCGTCCGGGGCGTGTAGGTGAAGTCTCTGTCATTGGTATTGTGCTGCTGGTTGCCTCTATCTACTTCGGCGGCGTGATTGCTCACGACCCTTACTGGGGTCCGGCACTGACCTTTAAAGACACCACCATTACCTTCGCGCTGATTGGCTATGCGTTTGTTTCCGCGCTGCTGCCGGTGTGGTTGATCCTCGCACCGCGCGACTATCTGGCAACCTTCCTGAAAATCGGCGTTATCGTCGGCCTGGCGCTGGGTATCGTGGTGCTGAACCCGGAACTGAAAATGCCTGCGATGACTCAGTACATTGATGGTACTGGCCCGCTGTGGAAAGGCGCTCTGTTCCCGTTCCTGTTCATCACCATCGCCTGTGGTGCGGTATCTGGCTTCCACGCGCTGATCTCTTCCGGTACGACGCCGAAACTGCTGGCTAACGAAACCGACGCGCGTTTCATTGGCTACGGCGCAATGCTGATGGAGTCCTTCGTGGCGATTATGGCGCTGGTTGCTGCGTCCATCATCGAACCGGGTCTTTACTTCGCGATGAACACCCCGCCAGCGGGTCTCGGCATCACCATGCCTAACCTGCATGAAATGGGTGGCGAGAACGCGCCTGTCATCATGGCACAACTGAAAGACGTTACCGCACACGCGGCGGCAACTGTCAGTTCCTGGGGCTTCGTGATTTCGCCGGAACAGATCCTGCAAACTGCGAAAGACATTGGTGAACCCTCTGTCCTGAACCGTGCGGGTGGCGCGCCGACGCTGGCGGTAGGTATCGCTCACGTGTTCCACAAAGTGCTGCCGATGGCTGACATGGGCTTCTGGTATCACTTCGGTATTCTGTTCGAAGCACTGTTCATCCTGACCGCGCTGGATGCCGGTACGCGTTCTGGCCGCTTTATGCTGCAAGACCTGCTGGGCAACTTCATCCCGTTCCTGAAAAAAACCGACTCTCTGGTTGCCGGTATCATCGGTACTGCGGGCTGTGTGGGTCTGTGGGGCTACCTGCTGTATCAGGGTGTGGTCGATCCGCTGGGCGGCGTTAAGAGCCTGTGGCCGCTGTTCGGTATCTCTAACCAGATGCTGGCAGCCGTGGCGCTGGTACTGAGCACTGTGGTGCTGATTAAGATGAAGCGCACTAAATACATCTGGGTTACCGTTATCCCGGCAGTATGGCTGCTTATCTGCACTACCTGGGCGCTGGGTCTGAAACTGTTCAGCAACAACCCGCAGATGGAAGGCTTCTTCTACATGGCAAGCCAGTACAAAGAGAAGATTGCTAACGGTACTGACCTGACGGCACAGCAGATTGCCAACATGAACCACATCGTTGTGAACAACTACACCAACGCAGGCCTGAGTATTCTGTTCCTGATTGTGGTGTACAGCATCATCTTCTACGGTTTCAAAACCTGGCTGAAGGTGCGTAACAGTGACAAACGTACTGACAAAGAAACGCCGTACGTTCCAATCCCGGAAGGCGGCGTGAAGATCTCTTCGCATCACTAA
- a CDS encoding YbdD/YjiX family protein: MFGNLGQAKKYLGQVAKMLIGIPDYDNYVEHMKTNHPDKPYMSYEEFFRERQNARYGGDGKGGMRCC, encoded by the coding sequence ATGTTTGGTAACTTAGGACAGGCAAAAAAATATCTCGGCCAGGTGGCGAAGATGTTGATTGGCATTCCAGACTACGACAACTACGTCGAGCATATGAAGACCAACCATCCCGACAAGCCGTACATGAGCTATGAAGAATTCTTCCGCGAACGCCAGAACGCGCGCTACGGCGGCGATGGTAAAGGCGGTATGCGCTGTTGTTAA
- the yjiA gene encoding GTPase — protein MNPIAVTLLTGFLGAGKTTLLRHILNEQHGYKIAVIENEFGEVSVDDQLIGDRATQIKTLTNGCICCSRSNELEDALLDLLDNLDKGNIQFDRLVIECTGMADPGPIIQTFFSHEILCQRYLLDGVIALVDAVHADEQMNQFTIAQSQVGYADRILLTKTDVAGEAEKLRERLARINARAPVYTVTHGDIDLGLLFNTNGFMLEENVVSTKPRFHFIADKQNDISSIVVELDYPVDISEVSRVMENLLLESADKLLRYKGMLWIDGEPNRLLFQGVQRLYSADWDRPWGDEKPHSTMVFIGIQLPEEEIRAAFAGLRK, from the coding sequence ATGAACCCGATTGCAGTCACCCTACTCACCGGTTTTTTAGGCGCGGGCAAAACCACCCTGCTACGCCATATTCTTAACGAACAGCACGGCTATAAGATTGCCGTGATTGAAAACGAATTTGGCGAAGTCTCCGTCGATGATCAACTGATTGGCGACCGCGCCACGCAGATCAAAACGCTGACCAACGGCTGCATCTGCTGTTCCCGCTCCAACGAACTGGAAGATGCGCTGCTCGACCTGCTGGATAATCTCGACAAGGGCAATATTCAGTTCGACCGTCTGGTGATTGAATGCACCGGCATGGCCGATCCCGGCCCGATTATTCAGACCTTTTTCTCCCATGAGATTTTATGCCAGCGTTACCTGCTGGACGGCGTGATTGCGCTGGTAGATGCGGTACATGCCGATGAGCAGATGAACCAGTTCACTATCGCCCAGTCACAGGTTGGCTACGCCGACCGTATTCTGCTGACCAAAACCGACGTCGCAGGCGAAGCAGAAAAACTGCGTGAACGTCTGGCGCGCATCAACGCCCGCGCGCCGGTCTACACCGTCACCCACGGCGACATCGACCTGGGTCTGCTGTTCAACACCAACGGTTTTATGCTGGAAGAGAACGTTGTCAGCACCAAACCGCGTTTCCACTTTATCGCGGATAAACAAAACGATATTTCGTCGATTGTGGTGGAACTGGATTACCCGGTAGATATCAGCGAAGTTTCCCGGGTGATGGAAAACCTGCTGCTGGAATCGGCAGATAAGCTGCTGCGTTACAAAGGGATGCTATGGATTGACGGCGAACCTAACCGCCTGCTGTTCCAGGGCGTCCAGCGCCTCTACAGCGCCGACTGGGATCGACCGTGGGGCGATGAAAAACCGCATAGCACGATGGTGTTTATTGGGATCCAGTTGCCGGAGGAAGAGATAAGGGCAGCGTTTGCGGGGTTGAGGAAGTAA
- the mrr gene encoding adenine/cytosine-specific restriction endonuclease Mrr — protein sequence MTVPTYDKFIEPVLRYLATKPEGAAARDVHEAAADALGLDDSQRAKVITSGQLVYKNRAGWAHDRLKRAGLSQSLSRGKWCLTPAGFDWVASHPQPMTEQETNHLAFDFTNVKLKSQPDAVDLEPKADTPDHEELAKSSPDDRLDQALKELRDAVADEVLENLLQVSPSRFEVIVLDVLHRLGYGGHRDDLQRVGGTGDGGIDGVISLDKLGLEKVYVQAKRWQNTVGRPELQAFYGALAGQKAKRGVFITTSGFTSQARDFAQSVEGMVLVDGERLVHLMIENEVGVSSRLLKVPKLDMDYFE from the coding sequence ATGACGGTTCCTACCTATGACAAATTTATTGAACCTGTTCTGCGTTATCTGGCGACAAAACCGGAAGGTGCAGCCGCGCGTGATGTCCATGAGGCTGCCGCGGATGCATTAGGGCTGGATGACAGCCAGCGAGCGAAAGTCATTACCAGCGGACAACTTGTTTATAAAAATCGTGCAGGCTGGGCGCATGACCGTTTAAAACGTGCCGGGTTATCGCAGAGTTTGTCGCGTGGCAAATGGTGCCTAACCCCCGCTGGTTTTGACTGGGTTGCGTCTCATCCCCAGCCAATGACGGAGCAGGAGACGAACCATCTGGCCTTCGATTTTACGAATGTCAAACTCAAGTCACAGCCGGATGCCGTCGATTTAGAGCCAAAAGCCGACACTCCCGATCATGAAGAACTGGCAAAGAGCAGCCCGGACGATCGGTTAGATCAGGCGCTAAAGGAACTTCGTGATGCGGTGGCTGATGAGGTTCTGGAAAACTTATTGCAGGTTTCTCCTTCGCGCTTTGAAGTCATTGTTCTGGATGTTTTGCATCGCCTGGGGTATGGCGGCCACCGTGATGATTTGCAGCGTGTTGGCGGTACTGGAGATGGTGGTATTGATGGCGTAATCTCGCTTGATAAACTGGGCCTGGAGAAAGTTTATGTTCAGGCAAAACGTTGGCAGAACACTGTAGGCAGGCCAGAATTACAGGCGTTTTATGGCGCACTGGCCGGGCAAAAAGCGAAACGTGGAGTTTTTATTACCACTTCTGGATTTACGTCTCAGGCGCGTGACTTTGCCCAATCCGTCGAGGGGATGGTGTTGGTTGATGGGGAACGCCTGGTGCACTTAATGATCGAAAACGAAGTAGGGGTTTCTTCACGTTTGTTGAAGGTGCCGAAACTGGATATGGACTATTTTGAGTGA